The Setaria italica strain Yugu1 chromosome IX, Setaria_italica_v2.0, whole genome shotgun sequence genome has a window encoding:
- the LOC101754055 gene encoding glucan endo-1,3-beta-glucosidase 8, producing the protein MENLAALRPWLCLLAAMAAAASWSGVARVEALGMNWGTQATHQLPPKIVVQMLKDNGIKKVKLFDADQSTLSALAGTGIEVMVAIPNVLLDRITDYDTAKEWVRHNVSRYNFDGGVTIKYVAVGNEPFLAAYNNTFDKVTFPALQNIQNALDEAGLGDTIKATVPLNADVYMSPTDNPVPSAGRWRPDIADLMTQMVQFLSNHSAPFTVNIYPFISLFLNDNFPVDFAFFDGGATPVLDNGVQYTNVFDANFDTLVAALKASGHGDLPVIVGEVGWPTDGDKHATNVYAQRFYNGLLKRLAANAGTPVRPNQYIEVYLFGLLDEDIKSVAPGNFERHWGILRYDGQPKYPMDLSGQGQNAMLVPAQGVEYLPRTWCVVNTESPNMDKLADNINFACTFADCTALGYGSTCGGMDSNGNASYAFNAFFQMKDQADEACDFQGLARPTQTDPSTNTCNFTIQIATTSAAAGHRRPIGVAAAAAVLLFLAQLTILLH; encoded by the exons ATGGAGAATCTAGCCGCGCTGCGTCCGTGGCTCTGCTTgctggcggcaatggcggcggcggcgtcgtggtcCGGCGTCGCGAGGGTGGAGGCGCTGGGGATGAACTGGGGCACGCAGGCCACGCACCAGCTGCCGCCCAAGATCGTGGTGCAGATGCTCAAGGACAACGGCATCAAGAAGGTGAAGCTGTTCGACGCCGACCAGAGCACGCTCAGCGCGCTCGCCGGCACCGGCATCGAGGTCATGGTGGCCATCCCCAATGTCCTGCTCGACAGGATCACCGACTACGACACCGCCAAGGAGTGGGTCCGGCACAACGTCTCCCGGTACAACTTCGACGGCGGCGTCACCATCAA GTACGTGGCCGTGGGCAACGAGCCGTTCCTGGCGGCGTACAACAACACGTTCGACAAGGTGACGTTCCCGGCGCTGCAGAACATCCAGAACGCGCTGGACGAGGCCGGGCTCGGCGACACCATCAAGGCGACGGTCCCGCTGAACGCCGACGTGTACATGTCCCCGACGGACAACCCGGTGCCgtcggcggggcggtggcggcccgACATCGCGGACCTGATGACGCAGATGGTGCAGTTCCTGAGCAACCACAGCGCGCCCTTCACGGTGAACATCTACCCGTTCATCAGCCTGTTCCTCAACGACAACTTCCCCGTGGACTTCGCCTTcttcgacggcggcgcgacGCCTGTCCTCGACAACGGCGTGCAGTACACCAACGTGTTCGACGCCAACTTCGACACCCTGGTGGCCGCGCTCAAGGCGTCCGGGCACGGCGACCTCCCCGTCATCGTCGGCGAGGTCGGCTGGCCCACCGACGGCGACAAGCACGCCACCAATGTCTACGCGCAGCGGTTCTACAACGGCCTCCTCAAGCGGCTCGCTGCCAACGCCGGCACCCCCGTCCGGCCCAACCAGTACATCGAGGTCTACCTGTTCGGGCTCCTCGACGAGGACATCAAGAGCGTGGCCCCCGGCAACTTCGAGCGGCACTGGGGCATCCTCCGCTACGACGGGCAGCCCAAGTACCCGATGGACCTGTCGGGGCAGGGGCAGAACGCGATGCTGGTGCCGGCGCAGGGGGTGGAGTACCTGCCCCGGACGTGGTGCGTCGTCAACACGGAGTCGCCCAACATGGACAAGCTCGCGGACAACATCAACTTCGCGTGCACCTTCGCCGACTGCACCGCGCTGGGGTACGGCTCTACGTGCGGCGGCATGGACAGCAACGGCAACGCGTCCTACGCCTTCAACGCTTTCTTCCAGATGAAGGACCAGGCGGACGAGGCGTGCGACTTCCAGGGGCTCGCCAGGCCCACACAGACGGACCCCTCCACCAACACCTGCAACTTCACCATACAGATCGCCAccacctcggcggcggcgggtcacCGGCGGCCGATCGGcgtggccgccgctgccgccgtgctGCTGTTCTTGGCGCAGCTGACGATCCTGCTGCATTAG
- the LOC101763389 gene encoding basic blue protein — MASPKTTLLVAAAVAAVVGVAALLPEMACAATYRVGDDAGWNTAVDYDAWASGKKFKVGDTLVFRYDTPSEKDVVVVDAQGYAECSVPDNARLLNSGDDHVVLEQAGQFFFICDAEGECDSGMKLAVNVH, encoded by the exons ATGGCTTCGCCTAAGACGACGCTGCTCGTAGCTGCAGCCGTGGCGGCCGTCGTCGGCGTGGCCGCTCTGCTCCCGGAGATGGCGTGCGCGGCGACGTACAGGGTCGGGGACGACGCCGGCTGGAACACCGCGGTCGACTACGACGCCTGGGCCAGCGGCAAGAAGTTCAAGGTCGGCGACACGCTCG TGTTCCGGTACGACACGCCGAGCGAGAAggacgtggtggtggtggacgcgCAGGGCTACGCCGAGTGCTCGGTGCCGGACAACGCGCGGCTGCTCAACTCCGGCGACGACCACGTGGTGCTGGAGCAGGCCGGGCAGTTCTTCTTCATCTGCGACGCCGAGGGGGAGTGCGACTCCGGCATGAAGCTCGCCGTCAACGTCCACTGA
- the LOC101763798 gene encoding zinc finger A20 and AN1 domain-containing stress-associated protein 7, which translates to MAAQKRKSVDVDEIDAAAAAATCANGCGFFGNPSTAGMCSKCYREHAATAPTDEKKMAHQAVYNTSGGVFAPAPRGAPPEKKARIMCAAVAPSPDGGVADGAAAAAEPATAAGPAKPAAANRCTACRKKVGLLGFRCCCGDTFCGAHRYAEKHGCSFDYKRAGRERIAKNNPVVVADKIARI; encoded by the coding sequence ATGGCGGCGCAGAAGCGGAAGAGCGTCGACGTCGATGAGAtcgacgcggccgccgcggcggccacgtgCGCGAACGGGTGCGGGTTCTTCGGCAACCCCTCGACCGCCGGCATGTGCTCCAAGTGCTACCGCGAGcacgccgccacggcgcccaccgacgagaagaagatgGCACACCAGGCTGTTTACAACACGAGCGGCGGCGTCTTCGCGCCCGCAccccgcggcgcgccgccggagaagaaggCCAGGATCATgtgcgccgccgtcgcgccgtccCCAGACGGTGGCGTTGCTGACGGTGCAGCAGCGGCTGCCGAGCCAGCGACGGCCGCAGGCCCCgcgaagccggcggcggcgaaccgGTGCACGGCGTGCCGCAAGAAGGTCGGCCTGCTGGGGTTCCGGTGCTGCTGCGGGGATACCTTCTGCGGCGCGCACCGCTACGCGGAGAAGCACGGCTGCAGCTTCGACTACAAGCGCGCCGGCCGCGAGCGGATCGCCAAGAACAACCCGGTCGTGGTCGCCGACAAGATCGCCAGGATCTGA